From Anas platyrhynchos isolate ZD024472 breed Pekin duck chromosome 16, IASCAAS_PekinDuck_T2T, whole genome shotgun sequence, a single genomic window includes:
- the CORO1C gene encoding coronin-1C isoform X2 — protein MEASTWQSRGYLRDDTSQARGRDCATSRAASAVACQDYALLQQSPRGQEGLGHLPQPAAEAHVPAGAPMSGSSSDEGAARAARGRGEEGEAPPKVYEMQVGHRWPGSGRTVKPVVYRLEESEYRRLLQEAETEPEEEWEAECEVPVLQESYPGNGKVASPSLKRINALQGALRGQLSRSDSESSLENRAVNKAVPSCPAEGNKPSVPIRSDSFERNALLMDYILQSKQEAAAAVPHLPRDGSKAAEGFRQALGFAPPPGTATPDPCQNGEEDAVRKPEVDWQVAKSLERMVTAAAAARDAGKLSRQNSSQLLESREWLEEVDLELLDSYSVRKTPPAPPVRSHSKESLALSMSKTVALTEALLEPCSSLAKPAKEQRAAAGERGAEQPAGGRAPGGGGPEEQERKGRKSQEEDEKVLKVADAKKTFEKAKAAEGKAAASSAKKAPWVQLGPSQQGEKQSAMAKGFRTG, from the exons ATGGAAGCATCCACCTGGCAGTCCCGCGGATATTTACGGGATGACACAAGTCAGGCACGAGGCAGAGACTGCGCCACGTCCCGGGCAGCCTCTGCAGTGGCATGCCAGGATTAcgccctgctgcagcagagtcCGCGCGGCCAGGAGGGCCTGGGGCACCTTCCCCAGCCCGCGGCCGAGGCGCACGTCCCTGCCGGGGCCCCGATGAGCGGCAGCAGCTCGGATGAAGGCGCCGCACGGGCAgcgagggggagaggggaggaaggagaagcccCTCCGAAGGTGTACGAGATGCAGGTCGGGCACAGGTGGCCGGGCTCCGGCCGGACGGTGAAGCCCGTGGTGTATCGGCTGGAGGAGAGCGAGTACCggcggctgctgcaggaggcagaaaCGGAGCCCGAGGAGGAATGGGAGGCGGAGTGCGAGGTACCTGTGCTCCAGGAGAGCTACCCGGGGAACGGGAAGGTGGCGAGTCCGAGCCTCAAGAGGATCAACGCCTTGCAAGGAGCCCTGCGAGGGCAGCTGAGCCGCTCGGACTCGGAGAGCAGCCTGGAGAACCGGGCGGTGAATAAAGCCGTGCCGAGCTGCCCGGCGGAGGGGAACAAACCCAGCGTCCCCATCAGGTCCGACAGCTTCGAGCGCAACGCCTTGCTGATGGATTACATCCTGCAGAGCAAgcaggaggcagcggcagcCGTTCCCCACCTCCCCAGGGACGGCAGCAAGGCGGCCGAAGGCTTCAGGCAGGCACTGGGCTTCGCCCCGCCGCCCGGCACCGCCACCCCGGACCCTTGCCAAAACGGCGAGGAGGACGCGGTCAGGAAGCCCGAGGTGGACTGGCAGGTGGCGAAGAGCCTGGAGAGGATGGTGACGGCGGCCGCGGCGGCGAGAGACGCCGGGAAGCTTTCAAGGCAGAacagcagccagctcctggAGAGCAGGGAATGGCTGGAAGAAGTCGATTTGGAGCTGTTGGATTCGTACAGCGTGAGAAAAACCCCTCCGGCCCCTCCGGTCAGGTCGCACAGCAAAGAGAGTTTGGCTTTGAGCATGAGCAAGACGGTGGCGCTGACCGAGGCGCTGCtggagccctgcagctccctggcaAAGCCTGCCAAGGAGCAGAGGGCGGCCGCGGGCGAGCGCGGCGCGGAGCAGCCGGCGGGAGGGAGGGCGCCGGGAGGAGGGGGCCCCGAGGAGCAGGAGCGGAAGGGGAGGAAGAGccaggaggaggatgagaaagTGCTCAAGGTCGCCGACGCCAAGAAAACCTTCGAAAAGGCAAAGGCAGCGGAGGGGAAGGCGGCGGCCAGCAGCGCCAAGAAAG CGCCTTGGGTCCAGCTCGGTCCTAGCCAGCAGGGAGAGAAACAGAGCGCGATGGCAAAAGGCTTCAGGACTGGGTGA